A genome region from Stenotrophomonas maltophilia includes the following:
- a CDS encoding Nramp family divalent metal transporter → MNTLAPRDPSAPTPASLGALNASVAVPDKGHWWFRLLAFLGPGYMISVGYMDPGNWATDLAGGSRFGYLLLSVILISNLMAVILQALSARLGIATGMDLAQACRARYPKPVNLALWALCEAAIIACDLAEVIGTAIALKLLFDLPLLWGAVITALDTLLVLLLMNRGFRALEAFVIALLMVIFGCFMVQIALAAPPVMAVLGGFIPRAQVVTDPHALYIAIGIIGATVMPHNLYLHSSIVQTRAYPRTDEGRRSALRWAVTDSTLALTLALFINASILILAAAVFHANGRFDVEDIEQAHQLLAPMLGVGAAATLFAVALLASGLNSTVTATLAGQIVMEGFLHLRLPPWLRRLITRALAIIPVVVVIMLFGDQGAVKLLVLSQVVLSMQLPFAIIPLVRIVTDKVTMGALVAPRWLGAIAWVIALVIVVLNVKLLVDTFSGG, encoded by the coding sequence ATGAACACCCTGGCGCCCCGCGACCCTTCGGCCCCCACCCCGGCCAGCCTGGGCGCGCTCAATGCCTCGGTGGCGGTACCCGACAAGGGGCACTGGTGGTTCCGCCTGCTGGCCTTCCTCGGCCCGGGCTACATGATTTCGGTCGGCTACATGGACCCGGGCAACTGGGCCACCGATCTGGCCGGCGGCTCGCGCTTCGGCTACCTGCTGCTGTCTGTCATCCTCATTTCCAACCTGATGGCGGTGATCCTGCAGGCGCTGTCGGCGCGGCTGGGCATCGCCACCGGCATGGACCTGGCGCAGGCCTGCCGCGCGCGTTACCCCAAGCCGGTGAACCTGGCACTGTGGGCGCTGTGCGAGGCGGCCATCATCGCCTGCGACCTGGCCGAGGTGATCGGCACTGCGATCGCGCTGAAGCTGCTGTTCGACCTGCCCCTGCTCTGGGGCGCAGTGATCACCGCGCTGGACACGCTTCTGGTACTGCTGTTGATGAACCGCGGCTTCCGCGCACTGGAAGCGTTCGTAATCGCGCTGCTGATGGTGATCTTCGGCTGCTTCATGGTGCAGATCGCATTGGCCGCACCACCGGTGATGGCGGTGCTGGGCGGGTTCATTCCGCGCGCCCAGGTGGTGACCGATCCGCACGCGCTGTACATCGCCATCGGCATCATCGGCGCCACGGTGATGCCGCATAACCTGTACCTGCATTCGTCCATCGTGCAGACCCGCGCCTACCCGCGCACCGATGAGGGCCGTCGCAGCGCGCTGCGCTGGGCGGTGACCGACAGCACCCTCGCGCTGACCCTGGCACTGTTCATCAACGCCAGCATCCTGATCCTGGCGGCGGCGGTGTTCCATGCCAATGGCCGCTTCGATGTGGAAGACATCGAGCAGGCGCACCAGCTGCTGGCGCCTATGCTGGGGGTGGGCGCGGCGGCGACGTTGTTCGCGGTGGCGCTGCTGGCGTCGGGCCTGAATTCAACGGTGACCGCTACGCTGGCCGGGCAGATCGTGATGGAAGGCTTCCTGCACCTGCGCCTGCCGCCGTGGCTGCGGCGGCTGATCACGCGGGCGCTGGCGATCATTCCGGTGGTGGTGGTGATCATGCTGTTCGGCGACCAGGGCGCGGTGAAGCTGCTGGTGCTGAGCCAGGTGGTGCTGTCGATGCAGCTGCCGTTTGCGATCATCCCGCTGGTGCGGATCGTGACCGACAAGGTGACGATGGGTGCGCTGGTGGCGCCGCGCTGGCTGGGTGCGATTGCCTGGGTGATCGCGCTGGTGATCGTGGTGCTGAACGTGAAGCTGCTGGTGGATACCTTCAGCGGCGGGTGA